Proteins found in one Brevibacillus brevis genomic segment:
- a CDS encoding amino acid ABC transporter permease: protein MDFTGAYAPSHLTFLLEGFWVTLQVAFLSIVFSFTIAIIVGVLRYAKIPGVSQVLGTIVELIRNLPLLLIIFFTYFALPEVGFKLDKFWAAVLALVIFEAAMLSEIVRSGLNSVEKGQIEAARSSGLNYVQTLWHVVLPQALRRMVPPIVSQFISLLKDTSLAVVIALPELMNHAQIINGRNVNYVIPTFLMVAVMYFVVNYALSVVSKRLENKHA, encoded by the coding sequence ATGGACTTTACCGGAGCTTATGCGCCCAGTCATTTGACCTTCCTGCTCGAAGGCTTTTGGGTCACCTTGCAGGTTGCTTTCTTGTCAATTGTCTTCAGCTTTACTATTGCGATTATCGTAGGGGTTTTGCGTTACGCAAAAATTCCTGGAGTCTCACAAGTTCTCGGGACAATCGTAGAGCTGATTCGCAATTTGCCGCTCTTGTTGATTATTTTCTTTACGTATTTTGCTCTCCCGGAAGTGGGATTCAAGCTGGACAAGTTTTGGGCCGCTGTTCTGGCGTTGGTTATTTTCGAAGCAGCGATGTTGTCGGAAATCGTACGAAGCGGTTTAAATTCGGTCGAAAAAGGACAGATTGAAGCTGCACGTTCTTCTGGTCTGAATTATGTCCAGACACTGTGGCATGTTGTCCTGCCACAGGCTCTCAGAAGAATGGTTCCGCCGATTGTGAGCCAATTCATTTCGCTCTTGAAGGATACGTCGCTGGCTGTCGTAATCGCTTTGCCTGAGCTGATGAACCATGCGCAAATCATCAACGGACGCAATGTCAACTACGTCATCCCGACCTTCCTGATGGTGGCAGTGATGTACTTTGTCGTCAACTACGCGTTGTCAGTCGTCTCCAAGCGACTGGAAAACAAGCACGCTTAA
- a CDS encoding response regulator encodes MIRFFLIEDDAVVRRMLERIIQDSGLGEIVGQASDGSHVSIDQLYGVDVILIDLLMPGLDGIQTIKKLQADGFAGRFIMVSQVENKEMIGEAYLQGIDTFIQKPINRLEVMAVLKRVSDYLSLEASLQTIRKSLQILDVKAKEPHTSGLKSQSSDQDILAQKARKLLLQLGIASEAGAPDLLLIMEWLEQDERQGDKLHELQLKELYTQILLKVHASLDEHGITKEVRAMEQRIRRMVLQAFTHLSSLGLTDYANPTFEHFAPRLFDFQEIRQRMQELEAGEKTTKCRISVKKFLSVFYMEAKAL; translated from the coding sequence ATGATACGTTTCTTTTTAATTGAAGACGATGCGGTAGTGCGCCGCATGCTCGAACGGATTATTCAAGACAGCGGGTTGGGAGAAATTGTAGGACAAGCCAGCGACGGCAGTCACGTATCGATTGATCAGCTATATGGGGTCGATGTCATTTTGATCGACTTGTTGATGCCGGGGCTTGATGGCATTCAAACGATCAAAAAGTTGCAGGCAGATGGCTTCGCGGGCCGCTTCATTATGGTGTCACAGGTAGAGAACAAGGAAATGATCGGGGAGGCTTATTTGCAAGGGATTGATACCTTTATTCAAAAGCCGATCAACCGCCTCGAAGTGATGGCTGTACTGAAACGGGTATCGGATTACTTGTCGCTGGAAGCCTCTCTGCAAACGATCCGCAAATCCTTGCAAATTCTGGACGTCAAAGCAAAAGAACCGCATACCAGCGGCTTGAAAAGTCAGTCGTCCGATCAGGACATCCTTGCTCAAAAAGCGAGAAAACTGCTGTTGCAGCTAGGGATTGCGAGTGAAGCTGGTGCTCCTGATCTGTTATTGATCATGGAATGGCTCGAACAGGATGAGCGACAAGGAGACAAGCTGCACGAATTGCAGCTCAAGGAACTGTACACACAAATTCTGCTGAAGGTACATGCCAGCTTGGATGAGCATGGAATTACCAAAGAGGTGCGTGCCATGGAACAACGGATTCGCCGGATGGTCCTGCAAGCCTTTACGCATCTTTCCTCATTAGGCTTGACCGATTATGCCAACCCGACCTTTGAACACTTTGCACCAAGACTGTTTGACTTTCAAGAAATTCGCCAACGGATGCAAGAACTGGAGGCGGGCGAAAAAACGACGAAGTGCCGGATTAGTGTGAAAAAGTTTTTATCTGTCTTTTATATGGAAGCAAAGGCGCTATAA
- a CDS encoding amino acid ABC transporter ATP-binding protein translates to MISFHQVNKHYGSFHVLKNINLHINQGEVVVVIGPSGSGKSTMVRCINRLETVTSGELVVDGVKVNDKNTDINKLRRDIGMVFQHFNLYPHKTVLQNITLAPTKVLGVSQKEAEETALYYLEKVGIPEKAEMFPTQLSGGQQQRVAIARGLAMRPKIMLFDEPTSALDPETIGEVLDVMKKLAKEGMTMVVVTHEMGFAREVADRIVFMDQGTILEDSTPEEFFASPREERARLFLSRILNH, encoded by the coding sequence TTGATCAGTTTTCATCAAGTAAATAAACATTACGGAAGCTTTCATGTCCTCAAGAACATCAACCTGCATATCAACCAGGGAGAAGTCGTCGTGGTCATTGGCCCGTCAGGATCGGGTAAAAGCACGATGGTTCGCTGCATCAACAGATTGGAAACGGTTACAAGCGGAGAACTGGTGGTAGACGGGGTGAAAGTGAACGATAAAAACACCGATATCAACAAGCTGCGTCGGGACATCGGCATGGTGTTCCAACACTTCAATCTATATCCGCACAAGACCGTACTGCAAAACATTACGCTGGCACCAACCAAGGTACTGGGCGTATCGCAGAAGGAAGCCGAAGAAACGGCTCTCTACTATTTGGAAAAGGTAGGGATTCCGGAAAAGGCAGAAATGTTCCCAACGCAACTATCTGGTGGTCAACAGCAACGCGTCGCAATCGCACGCGGACTGGCCATGCGACCAAAAATCATGCTGTTTGACGAACCGACCTCTGCACTGGACCCCGAGACAATCGGCGAAGTGCTCGACGTCATGAAGAAGCTGGCGAAGGAAGGCATGACGATGGTAGTCGTAACGCATGAAATGGGCTTTGCCCGCGAAGTGGCAGACCGCATCGTGTTTATGGATCAGGGAACGATTCTCGAAGATTCTACACCAGAGGAGTTTTTCGCAAGTCCGCGTGAAGAGCGTGCGCGTTTGTTCTTGAGCCGGATTTTGAATCACTAA
- a CDS encoding transporter substrate-binding domain-containing protein, with protein sequence MKANKLWKKVAGMGLVLMLSATALAGCGGGSATEGGAKGTPAAAGTGTLAKIKERDKFVVGVKYDLNLFGLKDPATGNVEGFDIDIAKAIAKKVLGDENKIELKEVTSKTRIPMLKNGEIDAIIATMTITEDRKKEVDFSDVYFLAGQSFLVKKDSSINGLKDMQKGMKIVTAKGSTSAKNIRASAPDVEVLEFENYAEAFTALKAGQGDALTTDNALLYGMAKQDPNYRVTEETFTEEPYGIAISKGDAEFVKTVNDLLKEMKENGEYDKIYEKWIGTKPKK encoded by the coding sequence ATGAAAGCAAACAAGCTGTGGAAAAAAGTAGCAGGTATGGGTCTCGTACTCATGCTGAGTGCAACTGCGTTGGCAGGCTGTGGTGGGGGTAGTGCAACAGAAGGCGGTGCAAAAGGTACACCAGCTGCAGCAGGTACAGGCACATTGGCAAAAATCAAAGAAAGAGACAAATTCGTAGTCGGAGTGAAGTACGACCTGAACTTGTTCGGCTTGAAAGATCCGGCAACCGGAAATGTAGAAGGCTTCGATATCGATATTGCGAAGGCAATTGCGAAGAAAGTGCTTGGGGACGAAAACAAAATCGAGCTGAAGGAAGTAACCTCCAAAACACGTATCCCGATGCTGAAAAACGGAGAAATTGACGCGATCATCGCAACGATGACCATTACGGAAGACCGTAAAAAAGAAGTAGACTTCTCTGACGTGTACTTCCTGGCGGGTCAATCTTTCCTGGTGAAAAAGGACAGCTCAATCAACGGTCTGAAAGACATGCAAAAAGGCATGAAAATCGTGACCGCAAAAGGTTCTACTTCTGCAAAAAACATCAGAGCGAGTGCTCCTGACGTAGAAGTACTGGAATTCGAAAACTACGCGGAAGCCTTCACAGCACTCAAAGCTGGTCAAGGTGACGCGCTGACAACTGATAACGCTCTCCTGTACGGTATGGCGAAGCAAGATCCGAACTACCGTGTAACAGAAGAAACCTTCACGGAAGAGCCATACGGTATTGCAATCAGCAAGGGTGACGCTGAATTCGTGAAAACAGTGAACGATTTGCTGAAAGAAATGAAAGAAAACGGTGAATACGACAAGATTTATGAAAAATGGATCGGAACAAAACCTAAAAAATAA
- a CDS encoding right-handed parallel beta-helix repeat-containing protein: MQAMIDQARPNDTVTIPYGLYKGPIRITKPIQLVANDPVKIINPTEEEATLTIESDNVSVQGIHIVDKRINSDVAALVIRGDQNFLENVIVETKGIGIQLRQADYNTLHNVQVIGKIKGDGSPTTSTGHNHGAQPEVKPKQTEKAKRGNGIDVRESDHNRFIKNQVTNVEDGFYVENSDRNHLEQNLVTNSRYGYHFMGTSDTTVINNIGMENVTGSQLMESRKLTVTGNQFLKQQKNPGSQGILLITVQDTLIANNTIEGNRVGLYLEQSSGITVKNNLLSLNFIGMQFLSSSDNVLTDNQFVSNVIQAQAQDSQNNNLNKNYWDNLQGLDVNGDSRSDLPYEMNPFYLGLTDAVPAYQLFFQAPGFVFLEGLFTSGAGSAIKDATPLMQPSDTVLIESGQTSSWGAGILGLILLVGSCWIIYIGVRKS, from the coding sequence TTGCAGGCGATGATTGATCAAGCACGTCCTAACGATACCGTAACCATCCCGTATGGTTTGTACAAAGGTCCTATCCGCATTACCAAGCCGATTCAATTGGTAGCCAATGATCCCGTGAAGATCATCAATCCGACCGAGGAAGAGGCAACGCTCACGATTGAAAGCGACAATGTGAGCGTGCAAGGAATCCATATCGTGGACAAGCGAATCAACAGTGACGTAGCCGCCCTTGTCATCCGTGGCGATCAAAACTTCCTGGAAAATGTCATCGTTGAAACGAAAGGGATCGGTATTCAATTACGACAAGCAGACTACAACACGCTGCACAACGTTCAAGTCATCGGAAAAATCAAAGGTGATGGCAGCCCAACGACCAGTACAGGACATAATCACGGAGCACAGCCCGAAGTAAAGCCAAAGCAAACGGAAAAAGCGAAACGAGGAAACGGAATTGACGTGCGTGAATCGGATCATAACCGTTTCATTAAAAATCAGGTGACGAATGTCGAAGATGGCTTTTACGTCGAAAATAGCGATCGAAACCATCTGGAACAAAATCTGGTGACGAACTCGCGGTACGGCTATCACTTCATGGGTACCTCTGATACGACGGTCATCAACAACATTGGAATGGAAAATGTGACAGGCTCCCAGCTTATGGAGTCGCGCAAATTGACGGTTACCGGGAATCAATTTTTGAAACAGCAAAAAAATCCTGGTTCACAAGGAATTCTACTCATTACCGTACAGGATACGCTGATTGCCAACAACACGATTGAGGGCAACCGGGTTGGACTGTATTTAGAGCAATCATCCGGAATTACGGTCAAAAACAATTTACTCAGTCTCAACTTTATCGGCATGCAGTTTTTGTCCTCTTCTGACAACGTATTAACCGATAATCAATTTGTCTCAAACGTCATCCAAGCGCAAGCCCAGGATAGTCAGAACAACAACTTAAACAAAAACTACTGGGACAATCTGCAAGGACTCGATGTGAACGGGGATTCCCGCAGTGATTTGCCGTACGAAATGAATCCTTTTTACCTGGGTTTGACCGATGCGGTTCCTGCCTATCAGTTGTTTTTCCAAGCCCCGGGATTTGTGTTTCTGGAAGGCTTGTTTACTAGCGGAGCCGGCTCAGCAATCAAGGATGCAACTCCTTTAATGCAACCCTCGGACACTGTGCTCATTGAATCGGGGCAAACGAGCAGTTGGGGCGCAGGCATTCTTGGACTTATCTTGTTAGTAGGAAGCTGTTGGATCATTTATATAGGAGTGAGAAAATCATGA
- a CDS encoding nitrous oxide reductase accessory protein NosL, whose amino-acid sequence MNKMKKWGTTIGAILGISLLMVGCGSEEPKPVDIAEGVDKCDLCKMHVPNDHNATEIVLKDGKALKFDDLGCMYNWTKENGTDNVAVQFVRDYYTAEWTKAEQATYAYDKDFKTPMTYGIYSFKEKSAADSFVQEQKKGIVMSADELKNHSWENGMSKHMNKDGHSSEGQHNGGHESKPADHGSNSTAPTTHN is encoded by the coding sequence ATGAACAAAATGAAAAAATGGGGTACAACAATCGGAGCAATTCTCGGCATTAGCCTGCTTATGGTCGGCTGCGGAAGCGAAGAGCCAAAACCTGTAGATATCGCGGAAGGCGTAGACAAATGTGACCTTTGCAAAATGCATGTCCCTAACGATCACAATGCTACTGAAATCGTCTTAAAAGATGGAAAAGCACTGAAATTCGATGATCTCGGATGCATGTACAACTGGACGAAAGAGAATGGCACCGATAACGTGGCTGTACAATTTGTCCGCGATTACTACACAGCAGAATGGACAAAAGCAGAGCAAGCTACCTACGCTTACGACAAAGACTTCAAAACGCCAATGACCTATGGCATCTATTCTTTCAAAGAGAAGTCTGCTGCAGACAGCTTCGTTCAGGAACAAAAGAAAGGTATTGTCATGAGTGCGGATGAGTTGAAAAATCATAGCTGGGAAAATGGTATGAGCAAGCACATGAACAAAGACGGTCATTCTTCCGAAGGTCAACATAATGGCGGTCACGAAAGCAAGCCAGCCGATCACGGAAGCAACAGTACTGCCCCAACCACACATAACTAA
- a CDS encoding ABC transporter permease, whose protein sequence is MHINLIAKREVKVGFRNPWSYSFMALFSLFSLGLLIIQSQSYMKGYTYTTGTMLNLILYLLPLMTMLLSSFSLTAEKEEGSWQLLSTYSMTTFSFLVGKYLGQALVLVAIVSFGYGLSGVAGMLLGKSFAFSTLLFLLAFSICLILLFLGIAMLIGAISKNRWQALTMGVSIWFFYILAWPTLLISVLSFVPYTWIKPLLQLATFLNPAEFVRIFSVARLGGGSIFGPEYYKWVYWADSPLGDLIFVALSLLWISATLFIAIRVWERR, encoded by the coding sequence TTGCACATCAATCTGATTGCCAAACGAGAAGTGAAGGTAGGCTTTCGCAATCCATGGTCCTACTCGTTTATGGCTCTGTTCTCCCTGTTTAGTTTGGGACTCTTGATCATCCAATCGCAGTCCTACATGAAGGGTTATACGTACACGACAGGTACCATGCTGAATCTGATTTTGTATTTGCTGCCACTGATGACGATGCTTCTCTCCTCTTTTTCTTTGACGGCGGAAAAAGAAGAGGGAAGCTGGCAGCTCCTCTCTACCTACTCCATGACGACCTTTTCGTTCTTGGTGGGGAAATACTTGGGACAAGCACTCGTGTTAGTCGCGATTGTCAGCTTCGGGTATGGGTTGTCTGGTGTGGCAGGCATGCTGTTAGGAAAAAGCTTTGCATTCTCGACACTTTTGTTTTTGCTCGCCTTTTCCATCTGTCTCATTCTGCTATTTTTAGGTATAGCCATGCTGATTGGCGCCATCAGTAAAAACCGTTGGCAGGCTTTGACAATGGGGGTCAGCATCTGGTTCTTCTATATTCTGGCATGGCCTACTCTTCTCATCTCTGTGCTCAGCTTCGTCCCTTATACATGGATCAAGCCCCTGCTTCAGCTCGCAACGTTTCTCAACCCAGCGGAGTTTGTACGAATCTTTTCCGTTGCCAGATTAGGCGGTGGCTCGATCTTTGGACCTGAATACTACAAATGGGTGTACTGGGCTGATTCTCCGCTTGGTGATCTCATCTTTGTCGCACTCAGTCTGCTCTGGATCAGCGCGACCTTGTTCATAGCCATCCGGGTATGGGAAAGAAGGTAA
- a CDS encoding manganese catalase family protein, whose translation MYFYKEDLINMIVPDKPDPAAAKVIQEILGGRFGEMRTMMQYFFQANNFRGNAIPYRDLLRGVFLEEIAHVELVQHTINQLLTGSGEDVPGNAGVDGAPLDEAVKHANPHHFIVGAQSSLPVDAAGNPWMGNYVYNHGNLISDLLDNLVLESTGVLQKSRIYEMSSNKTFRETLAFLIVRDNAHQNAFAKALETLGVNWGKLFPIPNYDINKYPECRKYVEMGFHNAQFNFRLDNTRIGEIFNGQSPSRNGGSLEVVPPPDGFPVPIMPEQPNEHSPGLYDLNA comes from the coding sequence TTGTACTTTTACAAGGAAGATTTGATTAACATGATTGTTCCAGATAAACCAGACCCCGCGGCAGCTAAAGTCATCCAGGAGATTTTGGGTGGTCGTTTTGGAGAAATGCGTACCATGATGCAATATTTTTTCCAGGCGAACAACTTCCGTGGGAATGCCATACCGTATCGTGATTTGCTACGGGGTGTTTTTTTGGAAGAAATAGCGCACGTGGAACTTGTACAGCACACGATTAATCAATTGCTGACGGGGAGTGGTGAAGATGTTCCCGGTAATGCGGGGGTTGACGGAGCACCGCTTGATGAGGCAGTCAAGCACGCGAACCCGCACCATTTCATCGTGGGTGCGCAAAGCTCCTTACCCGTCGATGCAGCAGGAAATCCATGGATGGGGAATTATGTGTATAATCATGGAAATTTGATAAGCGATCTTCTCGACAACCTGGTGCTGGAATCAACCGGTGTCCTGCAAAAGTCACGCATTTACGAAATGAGCTCGAACAAAACATTCCGTGAAACGCTTGCTTTCCTAATCGTTCGGGATAACGCCCATCAAAACGCCTTCGCAAAGGCATTGGAGACATTAGGCGTGAACTGGGGCAAGCTGTTCCCTATCCCCAACTACGACATAAACAAGTATCCTGAGTGCCGCAAGTATGTCGAAATGGGCTTCCACAATGCTCAGTTCAATTTCCGCTTGGATAACACTCGTATTGGAGAAATCTTCAACGGACAGTCACCGAGTAGAAATGGCGGCAGTTTGGAAGTAGTTCCGCCACCTGATGGCTTCCCGGTTCCTATCATGCCGGAACAGCCAAATGAACACAGTCCAGGACTGTATGATCTGAATGCGTAA
- a CDS encoding sensor histidine kinase, whose amino-acid sequence MRERLLILFIIMLATAFFGEMKVNPVGGSFRFSLGIAAFFFGLLWFSSVPVLLTGFFTGTFIFGFRVVMDVFFAYRPYMESVAAHLPSAFYYFSFTVLFYLLRARRYREFPLWLGLIGASIDFISNVVEIQVRQYFTDFPPITWQSFLMLLFFGVLRSFFAVGLYNSFSIRQLRAVGEVRQQELERLRMINTELYEEAFYLRKSMTHLEEITRESYQLYRRLLTSDHTESPTALTIAENVHEVKKDSQRMLAGISKLINQEGLAPQLPIKELCELVARANQKYAEMLGKDIRIEWSCNVSLSTSQIYALLSVLNNLVANAVEAIPTSGRIELNVKLIHRHLVFSVLDSGPGIPLEEQEWVFQPGYTTKYDEQGNASTGIGLTHARGIVQSLQGSLRILPDQKQMTHLEVQIPTDQLLGKEGV is encoded by the coding sequence ATGCGAGAACGCCTTTTGATCCTGTTTATTATCATGCTGGCAACTGCTTTTTTTGGAGAGATGAAGGTAAACCCCGTAGGAGGGTCTTTTCGTTTTTCCTTGGGCATCGCTGCTTTCTTTTTTGGATTGCTGTGGTTTTCGTCCGTACCTGTATTGTTGACGGGATTTTTTACAGGGACGTTTATCTTCGGATTTCGCGTCGTAATGGATGTCTTTTTTGCGTACCGTCCATACATGGAGAGTGTGGCTGCGCATCTTCCCTCCGCCTTTTACTATTTCAGCTTTACCGTTCTGTTTTATTTGCTCCGCGCACGTAGATATCGCGAGTTCCCTCTATGGTTGGGGTTGATAGGTGCATCCATTGATTTTATCTCCAATGTGGTAGAGATTCAGGTACGACAGTATTTCACTGATTTTCCGCCGATTACTTGGCAGAGCTTTTTGATGCTCCTCTTCTTTGGGGTCTTGCGCAGCTTTTTTGCTGTCGGCTTGTACAATAGCTTTTCGATCAGGCAGTTGCGGGCTGTGGGAGAGGTGCGTCAGCAAGAGTTGGAGCGTCTGCGGATGATCAATACGGAGCTGTATGAAGAAGCCTTTTACTTGCGCAAATCGATGACGCATCTGGAGGAAATCACGCGCGAGAGCTACCAGCTTTACAGGCGTTTGCTCACCTCGGATCATACGGAATCCCCGACGGCCTTGACGATTGCCGAGAATGTGCATGAAGTGAAAAAAGATTCACAACGGATGCTGGCGGGCATTTCCAAGCTGATCAATCAGGAGGGACTGGCACCACAGCTGCCGATCAAAGAACTGTGTGAGTTGGTTGCTCGGGCGAATCAGAAATACGCAGAGATGTTGGGAAAGGATATTCGGATCGAGTGGAGCTGTAACGTCAGCCTGTCTACCAGCCAAATCTATGCGCTGCTCTCCGTGCTAAACAACCTGGTAGCCAATGCAGTAGAGGCGATTCCCACGTCGGGAAGGATTGAGCTGAATGTAAAACTGATTCATCGTCATCTGGTGTTCAGTGTACTTGACAGTGGTCCGGGAATCCCGCTGGAAGAACAGGAATGGGTGTTTCAGCCCGGGTATACGACGAAATACGATGAACAGGGAAATGCCTCTACCGGAATTGGACTGACGCATGCCCGCGGAATTGTCCAAAGCCTGCAAGGAAGCTTGCGTATTTTACCTGATCAGAAGCAAATGACGCATTTAGAAGTGCAAATTCCGACCGACCAATTGCTCGGAAAGGAGGGAGTGTAA
- a CDS encoding amino acid ABC transporter permease: MIDFSILFDHMDMYLEGFWNTLQASLLALVGSFALGTLFAIFRISPIRPLKWIATAYVEFVRNIPLILVVFLFFVGLPAIGIVLEPFIAGTLGLTVYTAAFIAETIRAGILAIPKGQTEAARSSGLTYGQTMRYIILPQAIKVVIPPMGNQFINLVKNSSVLGVIAGLDLMYFGDLISADTFVTFDVYIFVAVFYLILTLPLSAFVSYLERRLAGSR; encoded by the coding sequence ATGATCGATTTTTCTATCTTGTTTGATCACATGGATATGTATCTCGAAGGCTTTTGGAACACCTTGCAGGCGAGCCTGCTTGCTCTCGTCGGGAGCTTTGCACTGGGGACGCTCTTTGCGATCTTTCGGATTTCTCCGATTCGACCACTCAAGTGGATCGCTACGGCTTATGTTGAGTTTGTGCGTAATATCCCGTTGATTCTCGTCGTGTTCCTCTTTTTTGTGGGTCTACCGGCAATTGGTATCGTGCTGGAGCCTTTTATTGCAGGTACGCTTGGCTTGACAGTGTATACGGCAGCATTTATCGCGGAGACGATCCGCGCAGGCATTCTGGCGATTCCAAAAGGACAGACAGAAGCCGCTCGTTCCTCGGGATTGACGTATGGACAAACGATGCGCTATATCATTTTGCCGCAAGCGATCAAGGTCGTGATCCCGCCGATGGGCAACCAGTTTATCAATCTCGTAAAAAACTCCTCAGTATTAGGTGTGATTGCAGGTCTTGACCTGATGTATTTTGGGGATCTGATTTCCGCTGACACGTTTGTTACCTTTGATGTGTACATTTTTGTAGCTGTTTTCTATCTGATTCTGACCCTTCCGTTGAGCGCGTTCGTCAGTTATTTGGAGCGACGCTTGGCTGGAAGCCGCTAA
- a CDS encoding ABC transporter ATP-binding protein, translating into MNMLGLTIDQVTKEINGKTIVHPFSMNIEPGQVVALCGGNGAGKSTILRMLVGILPPSSGTIQLNGLNWNDNRVEYLQEIGYMPDHFTFSAGLTAKETLEFYASLRNRTAEEADRLLKMVGLHEVRNKRVSQFSKGMQQRLLFAQAILAKPALVVLDEPTNGLDPYWMDAFVDLVREVKLAGQSVLFTTHQLQVADAVADRAIFLMNGKIVRDGLIKEYQQQYGAIGLYGAFSELVNQAKA; encoded by the coding sequence ATGAATATGTTAGGACTTACTATCGACCAGGTCACCAAGGAAATCAATGGAAAAACAATCGTCCACCCATTCAGTATGAACATTGAACCCGGTCAGGTCGTTGCCTTATGCGGCGGGAACGGCGCAGGAAAAAGTACGATCCTGCGGATGCTGGTCGGTATTCTCCCTCCTTCTTCGGGAACCATTCAGCTAAATGGGTTGAACTGGAACGATAATCGCGTAGAGTATCTGCAAGAAATCGGTTATATGCCAGATCACTTTACATTTTCTGCCGGACTTACCGCCAAAGAAACGCTCGAATTTTACGCTTCCCTACGCAATCGCACCGCAGAAGAGGCAGATCGCCTACTGAAAATGGTGGGACTGCATGAAGTGAGAAACAAACGGGTGTCTCAGTTCTCCAAAGGCATGCAGCAGCGTCTCCTGTTTGCCCAAGCGATATTGGCCAAGCCCGCACTCGTCGTCCTCGATGAACCGACCAACGGACTCGATCCGTATTGGATGGATGCCTTCGTCGATCTCGTGCGGGAAGTAAAGCTCGCGGGTCAATCCGTTCTCTTTACGACGCATCAGCTACAGGTGGCAGATGCTGTGGCTGATCGAGCGATTTTCTTGATGAACGGGAAAATCGTGCGTGATGGCTTGATAAAGGAGTACCAGCAGCAGTATGGGGCAATTGGTTTATATGGTGCCTTTTCCGAACTTGTGAATCAGGCAAAGGCATGA